Proteins encoded within one genomic window of Candidatus Dormiibacterota bacterium:
- a CDS encoding prepilin-type N-terminal cleavage/methylation domain-containing protein, which translates to MDKRINQVMRSRRSGQRGFTLIELLVVIAVLAVLAAVVIFNVTGVKNSGSAAACSTD; encoded by the coding sequence ATGGACAAGAGAATCAACCAGGTGATGCGCAGCCGCCGCAGCGGCCAGCGCGGCTTCACCCTCATCGAGCTGCTCGTCGTGATCGCCGTCCTCGCCGTGCTCGCGGCAGTGGTGATCTTCAACGTCACCGGCGTCAAGAACAGCGGCAGCGCGGCCGCCTGTTCGACCGACG
- a CDS encoding prepilin-type N-terminal cleavage/methylation domain-containing protein: MNKRLNQATRARRAGQRGFTLIELLVVIAVLAVLAAVVIFNVTGVKNSGGASACATDVKSVQTAVDAAINDGSAITAADLAGTGWNTVLVPRYLHTIPTSCANGFVLGAGNTVTGS, translated from the coding sequence ATGAACAAGAGACTCAACCAGGCCACGCGGGCGCGCCGCGCCGGACAGCGCGGCTTCACCCTCATCGAGCTGCTCGTCGTCATCGCCGTGCTTGCGGTCCTGGCGGCGGTGGTCATCTTCAATGTCACCGGCGTGAAGAACAGCGGCGGCGCCTCGGCCTGCGCGACCGACGTGAAGTCGGTGCAGACGGCCGTCGACGCCGCCATCAACGACGGCTCCGCGATCACCGCAGCCGACCTGGCCGGCACCGGGTGGAACACGGTCCTGGTCCCCAGATACCTGCACACGATCCCGACCTCGTGCGCCAACGGCTTCGTCCTCGGCGCGGGCAACACCGTCACCGGCAGCTGA